A section of the Methanoculleus horonobensis genome encodes:
- a CDS encoding sulfurtransferase: MEEKMFTPGGMDRLQATSDRENIPYPRGDGKVKLVNSEWLDRHLNDANLTVVDVQPNIHDYIQEHIPGAVHLTEGVLRVSNRGFPGSYSPNACIQESFRRAGIDADSPVVVYTGKGAFSGAGDGLGQTMMAYSLAKYGHNTVYILDGGIDAWKSEGRELSQDYPAVEPSTFIAEVRNDYPIGYEEFVRIKDNDDVVVLDARPAKVYEGKGPWRKAGHIPGAVNLPWKSLMHEANPARLRSNDELDMILEEHGVDRSKTVICSCGTGREATNEFVLLKWLYLYPNVRIYEGSFTEWVTYPNNPVVEGPEPRGASVEAAPAR, translated from the coding sequence ATGGAAGAGAAGATGTTTACTCCCGGCGGCATGGATCGCCTGCAGGCCACGAGCGACCGGGAGAATATCCCGTATCCCCGTGGGGACGGGAAGGTCAAACTGGTGAACTCGGAGTGGCTGGACCGCCACTTAAACGATGCCAACCTGACGGTCGTCGACGTCCAGCCGAACATACACGACTATATCCAGGAGCACATCCCCGGTGCCGTCCACCTGACCGAAGGCGTGCTCCGGGTATCCAACCGCGGTTTCCCGGGATCCTACAGTCCGAACGCCTGCATCCAGGAGTCGTTTCGGCGTGCGGGTATCGACGCCGACTCCCCGGTCGTCGTCTACACAGGGAAAGGCGCGTTTTCCGGCGCGGGCGACGGGCTCGGACAGACGATGATGGCCTACTCCCTGGCAAAATACGGCCACAACACCGTGTATATCCTCGACGGCGGAATTGATGCATGGAAGAGCGAAGGAAGGGAACTCTCGCAGGACTACCCCGCGGTCGAGCCGTCCACCTTCATCGCCGAGGTTCGTAACGACTACCCCATCGGATACGAGGAGTTCGTGCGGATCAAGGACAACGACGATGTGGTCGTGCTCGATGCACGCCCGGCAAAGGTCTATGAGGGGAAGGGGCCCTGGCGGAAGGCCGGGCATATCCCCGGTGCCGTCAACCTGCCCTGGAAGAGCCTGATGCACGAGGCGAATCCGGCACGGCTCAGATCCAACGACGAACTCGACATGATCCTGGAAGAGCACGGCGTCGACCGGAGCAAGACGGTCATCTGCTCGTGCGGAACCGGCCGGGAAGCCACGAACGAGTTTGTCCTCTTAAAATGGCTCTACCTCTACCCGAACGTTCGGATCTACGAAGGATCGTTCACCGAGTGGGTCACCTATCCGAATAACCCGGTCGTAGAGGGGCCGGAGCCCCGAGGGGCGAGCGTTGAGGCGGCTCCTGCACGATAA
- a CDS encoding TIGR00341 family protein — MKKIVVHVREDGHEKIEEVLEGLHYTVSLVQDVYQITIYTPNENLDELIEKLQDALDLRYNENMIEVSAPEFVISSLLKRAEKKVEEKEEKTPVEKLLDTIQGYAELDLEKLALTSIAGLVALSGLLLDNQTIIIGAMLLSPIMGPIYGFSVYAGLGKIENALRCLGVLAALLLGVFILSAIASFLINLVIPLTITEEVATRLVLNPIYSLMAVLLGFAAAVAFSKGTAEIIAGVAIAAAIIPPTVVAGLVLVIQPMSLITSGVLVAGQIVGLIAGALVAVVMMKIEPRTPQDKAVARRYRIGSIVTTVILFTLLLWITALMWM, encoded by the coding sequence ATGAAGAAGATCGTCGTTCACGTGCGCGAAGACGGGCACGAGAAGATAGAAGAAGTTCTCGAGGGGCTTCACTATACGGTATCGCTCGTCCAGGACGTCTACCAGATCACCATATACACGCCGAACGAGAACCTCGACGAACTGATCGAGAAACTCCAGGATGCACTCGATCTCCGGTACAACGAGAACATGATCGAGGTATCGGCGCCGGAGTTCGTCATCTCGTCGCTCCTGAAACGTGCCGAAAAAAAGGTCGAGGAGAAGGAAGAGAAGACGCCGGTCGAGAAACTGCTCGACACCATCCAGGGTTACGCCGAACTCGATCTCGAAAAACTCGCGCTGACCTCCATCGCCGGACTGGTAGCCCTCTCCGGACTGCTGCTCGACAACCAGACGATCATCATCGGGGCAATGCTCCTCTCCCCGATCATGGGCCCGATCTACGGGTTCTCCGTCTATGCCGGCCTCGGCAAGATCGAGAACGCCCTGCGCTGCCTTGGCGTGCTCGCGGCGCTGCTCCTGGGTGTCTTCATCCTCTCCGCAATCGCCAGCTTCCTGATCAACCTCGTCATACCGCTCACGATCACCGAAGAGGTTGCCACGCGCCTCGTCTTGAATCCAATCTACAGCCTGATGGCGGTCCTCCTCGGCTTCGCGGCGGCGGTGGCATTCAGCAAGGGTACAGCGGAGATCATCGCCGGGGTCGCCATCGCCGCCGCCATCATCCCGCCGACGGTGGTGGCCGGCCTCGTCCTGGTGATCCAGCCGATGAGCCTGATCACGTCCGGGGTGCTGGTTGCCGGACAGATCGTCGGGCTGATTGCAGGCGCACTCGTCGCCGTGGTCATGATGAAGATAGAGCCCCGGACTCCCCAGGACAAGGCCGTCGCACGGCGATACCGGATCGGGTCGATCGTAACCACCGTCATCCTCTTCACCCTGCTTCTCTGGATCACGGCGCTCATGTGGATGTAG
- the glyS gene encoding glycine--tRNA ligase, with translation MAETSDIYEKVMEVARRRGFVWPSSEIYGSIAGFIDYGPLGAMLKRNVENLWRSFYVFQEGYYEIECPTVGNEAIFVASGHVKEFADKMVQCPHCGEYLRADHIAEENGIHNAGTLSAEALQAALYQLPCPSCKEPLGETGVFAFNLMFETTIGPGSQRKGYLRPETAQGIFTDFSRLLRFYRDKLPFGAVQIGKSYRNEISPRQGMIRLREFSQAEAEIFVHPECKDHPAFHRYADYMAPLLTIARQLDGQEPAAITMREAVDEGLVANEYVAYYIALTHQILTGIGVDPAKLRFRQHLIDERAHYAADCWDAEVYSGRFGWVEIVGIADRTNYDLRSHAGHSGTSMTVFIPYDEPKRVVKRRIVADMGVLGPRYRGKAKAIADALAASEPGEDGARVTVDGEEFFIPADLYQIREEEVEVRGEEVMPHVIEPSYGIDRMIYVALEHSYAEEEVEGEIRKVLRLPPAVAPIQVAVFPLMNRDGLDTVAQTITERLTQCRILAQYDDSGAIGRRYRRQDEIGTPFAVTVDYDTLEDNTVTVRDRDSMEQVRVPIERLSEILSALISGTTTFRELRA, from the coding sequence ATGGCCGAGACGAGCGATATTTACGAAAAAGTCATGGAAGTAGCCAGAAGACGTGGTTTCGTCTGGCCCTCATCCGAGATATACGGGTCGATCGCCGGGTTCATCGACTACGGCCCGCTCGGAGCGATGCTGAAGCGAAACGTCGAGAATCTCTGGCGGTCGTTCTACGTCTTCCAGGAAGGTTACTACGAGATCGAGTGCCCCACCGTCGGGAATGAAGCAATCTTCGTCGCATCCGGTCATGTGAAAGAGTTTGCCGACAAGATGGTGCAGTGCCCGCACTGCGGCGAGTATCTCCGCGCCGATCACATCGCGGAGGAGAACGGCATCCACAACGCGGGCACGCTTTCGGCGGAAGCGCTTCAGGCGGCGCTCTATCAACTCCCCTGCCCGTCGTGCAAGGAACCCCTGGGCGAAACGGGCGTCTTTGCGTTCAACCTGATGTTCGAGACGACCATCGGCCCCGGCTCGCAGCGGAAAGGTTACCTGCGGCCAGAGACCGCCCAGGGCATCTTCACCGACTTCTCCCGGCTCCTGCGCTTTTACCGGGACAAACTTCCCTTCGGCGCCGTCCAGATCGGGAAGTCCTACAGAAACGAGATCTCTCCTCGCCAGGGCATGATCCGGTTGCGGGAGTTCTCCCAGGCGGAAGCCGAGATCTTCGTACATCCGGAGTGTAAGGATCACCCTGCCTTCCACCGCTACGCGGACTACATGGCACCCCTCCTCACCATCGCGCGGCAGCTCGACGGCCAGGAGCCGGCCGCAATCACGATGCGCGAGGCCGTGGACGAGGGCCTCGTCGCGAACGAGTATGTCGCCTACTACATCGCGCTCACGCACCAGATCCTGACCGGCATCGGTGTCGACCCGGCAAAACTCCGGTTCCGCCAGCACCTGATCGATGAGCGGGCACATTATGCGGCCGACTGCTGGGACGCCGAGGTCTACTCCGGCCGGTTCGGATGGGTCGAGATCGTCGGCATCGCCGACCGCACCAACTATGACCTGCGCTCGCACGCCGGGCATTCCGGCACCTCGATGACGGTCTTCATCCCCTACGACGAGCCGAAACGGGTCGTAAAGCGGCGGATCGTGGCCGACATGGGCGTGCTCGGCCCCCGGTATCGCGGCAAGGCGAAGGCAATCGCGGACGCTCTCGCCGCCTCTGAGCCGGGAGAGGACGGTGCGCGGGTCACCGTCGACGGCGAGGAGTTCTTCATCCCCGCCGATCTCTACCAGATCCGGGAAGAGGAGGTCGAAGTTCGCGGCGAAGAGGTGATGCCTCACGTCATCGAACCGTCATACGGCATCGACCGGATGATCTACGTTGCGCTGGAGCACAGCTACGCCGAAGAGGAGGTCGAAGGCGAGATCCGGAAGGTTCTCCGGCTCCCGCCGGCGGTCGCACCGATCCAGGTCGCCGTCTTCCCGCTGATGAACCGGGACGGCCTCGATACCGTCGCGCAGACGATCACTGAGAGGCTCACGCAGTGCCGCATCCTCGCCCAGTATGACGACTCCGGCGCCATCGGCAGGCGTTACCGGAGACAGGACGAGATCGGGACACCCTTTGCCGTCACTGTCGACTACGATACGCTCGAAGACAACACCGTGACCGTGAGAGACCGCGACAGCATGGAGCAGGTTCGGGTACCGATAGAGCGGCTGTCCGAGATCCTCTCCGCACTCATCTCCGGCACCACCACGTTTCGTGAACTCAGGGCATGA
- a CDS encoding helix-turn-helix domain-containing protein — MAEDTRKQQLLELFTTITNKKTIVEPMRKVHGTLRDRDAVEREIALIMREILDRGYFKTKLAPRQLAKLVVAYYDGKNDTEIARALGDEKLSKTVARARVRLKLFRELDFKMPFDQAAMGELLDSGKTMKEISEELDISPSTLREYRHVIEQQRDTTLDPFLERIRDVMEDRDLSEMMTRGVANDGLSEAIDITEAIDMGEF; from the coding sequence ATGGCAGAAGATACCCGCAAGCAGCAGCTCCTCGAGCTGTTCACGACCATCACGAACAAGAAGACGATCGTCGAACCGATGAGAAAGGTTCACGGTACGCTCCGGGATCGCGACGCTGTGGAGCGCGAGATTGCCCTGATCATGCGGGAGATCCTCGATCGGGGGTATTTCAAGACCAAACTCGCCCCGCGGCAGCTCGCGAAGCTCGTGGTTGCGTACTACGACGGTAAGAACGACACCGAAATCGCGAGGGCGCTCGGCGATGAGAAGCTGAGCAAGACCGTGGCACGTGCTCGGGTTCGCCTCAAACTCTTCCGGGAGCTCGATTTCAAGATGCCGTTCGACCAGGCGGCGATGGGGGAACTTCTTGATTCGGGAAAGACCATGAAGGAGATCAGCGAGGAACTCGATATAAGCCCCTCGACCCTTCGTGAGTACCGCCACGTGATCGAGCAGCAGAGAGACACCACGCTCGACCCGTTCCTGGAACGTATCAGGGACGTCATGGAAGACCGTGATCTCTCCGAGATGATGACGCGGGGTGTCGCGAACGACGGCCTTAGCGAGGCGATCGACATCACCGAAGCGATCGACATGGGGGAGTTCTGA
- a CDS encoding metal-dependent hydrolase encodes MRLTWLGHACFLLSGSRTVIIDPFIPEGSLAVEPDIVAVTHAHADHLGIAAELSKKTVAVNEVAKYLKAKGVPAEAMNLGGTITVDGVRFTMTPALHSSWLEDEGAGFYGGAAAGFVITMDGVSIYHAGDTALFSDMQLIRDLYRPDVALLPVGGRFTMGPDEAMIAARYVGAPLVIPMHYDTFPAIRQNLEEFKRIIERTTSIRVTLLSPGESIEVGPEGSGE; translated from the coding sequence ATGAGGTTGACCTGGCTTGGCCACGCGTGTTTCTTGCTTTCCGGATCGCGGACGGTCATCATCGATCCTTTTATCCCGGAGGGCTCTCTTGCCGTGGAGCCCGATATCGTTGCCGTGACGCACGCCCACGCCGACCACCTGGGCATTGCCGCGGAACTCTCGAAGAAGACGGTCGCCGTCAACGAGGTGGCGAAGTACCTGAAAGCAAAGGGCGTTCCCGCCGAAGCAATGAACCTCGGCGGCACCATCACCGTCGACGGCGTCCGGTTCACGATGACGCCCGCGCTCCACTCGTCGTGGCTGGAGGACGAGGGGGCCGGGTTCTACGGCGGTGCGGCCGCCGGATTCGTCATCACGATGGACGGCGTCAGCATCTACCACGCCGGCGACACGGCGCTCTTCTCCGACATGCAGCTCATCCGCGACCTCTACCGGCCGGACGTGGCGCTCCTCCCTGTCGGCGGACGTTTCACGATGGGGCCCGATGAGGCGATGATCGCGGCGCGGTACGTCGGCGCGCCGCTCGTGATCCCGATGCACTACGACACCTTCCCCGCCATCCGGCAGAACCTGGAGGAGTTCAAGCGAATCATCGAGCGGACGACGTCGATCCGGGTCACGCTGCTCTCCCCGGGAGAGAGCATCGAGGTCGGCCCGGAGGGGAGCGGGGAGTGA